The following are from one region of the Streptomyces fradiae genome:
- the soxR gene encoding redox-sensitive transcriptional activator SoxR: protein MPQIPEKIHELTVGQLSARSGAAVSALHFYEAKGLISSRRTSGNQRRYGRDILRRVAFIRAAQRVGIPLATVRDALARLPEERTPTRDDWARLSADWRAELDERITQLGRLRDHLTDCIGCGCLSLENCVLSNPDDVFGERLTGSRLMPERRDG from the coding sequence GTGCCGCAGATTCCCGAGAAGATCCACGAACTCACCGTCGGCCAGCTGTCCGCGCGCAGCGGCGCGGCCGTCTCCGCCCTCCACTTCTACGAGGCGAAGGGCCTGATCAGCAGCCGCCGCACCAGCGGCAACCAGCGCCGCTACGGACGGGACATCCTGCGCCGGGTCGCCTTCATCCGGGCCGCGCAGCGGGTCGGCATCCCCCTCGCCACCGTCCGCGACGCGCTCGCCCGGCTGCCCGAGGAACGCACGCCGACCCGTGACGACTGGGCGCGGCTCTCGGCGGACTGGCGGGCCGAGCTCGACGAGCGGATCACACAGCTGGGCCGGCTCCGGGACCATCTCACCGACTGCATCGGCTGCGGCTGCCTGTCCCTGGAGAACTGCGTCCTGTCCAACCCCGACGACGTCTTCGGCGAGCGGCTCACCGGCTCCCGCCTGATGCCGGAGCGCCGGGACGGGTAG
- a CDS encoding MaoC family dehydratase — translation MAEPRIFTSAEELRAGVGEQLGHSDWLEIEQKRIDQFADATGDHQWIHVDPERAAGGPFGKTIAHGYLTLSLLPTLVPQIMRVEGMKMGLNYGTNKVRFPAPVPVGSRLRATAVLTEVTEAGGGVQVTATVTVEREGGDKPVCVAESVSRYYF, via the coding sequence ATGGCCGAGCCGAGGATCTTCACCTCCGCCGAGGAACTGCGCGCCGGGGTCGGCGAGCAGCTGGGACACAGCGACTGGCTGGAGATCGAGCAGAAGCGGATCGACCAGTTCGCCGACGCCACCGGCGACCACCAGTGGATCCATGTCGACCCGGAGCGCGCCGCCGGCGGCCCGTTCGGGAAGACCATCGCCCACGGCTATCTGACCCTGTCGCTGCTGCCCACCCTGGTGCCGCAGATCATGCGGGTCGAGGGCATGAAGATGGGCCTCAACTACGGCACCAACAAGGTGCGGTTCCCCGCCCCGGTGCCGGTCGGCTCGCGGCTGCGGGCCACCGCCGTGCTCACCGAGGTGACGGAGGCCGGCGGCGGCGTGCAGGTGACGGCGACGGTGACCGTGGAGCGCGAGGGCGGCGACAAGCCGGTCTGCGTCGCGGAGTCGGTCTCGCGCTACTACTTCTGA